A single region of the Microtus ochrogaster isolate Prairie Vole_2 chromosome 2, MicOch1.0, whole genome shotgun sequence genome encodes:
- the LOC102001782 gene encoding putative 60S ribosomal protein L37a, producing the protein MAKRTKKVGIVGKYGTHYGASLRKMVGKIEISQHTKYTCSFCGKTKMKRRAVGIWHCGSCMKTVAGGAWTYNTTSAVTVKSAIRRLKELKDQ; encoded by the coding sequence ATGGCTAAACGCACCAAGAAAGTCGGGATCGTCGGGAAATACGGGACCCACTATGGTGCCTCCCTCCGGAAAATGGTGGGGAAAATTGAAATCAGCCAGCACACCAAGTACACATGCTCCTTCTGTGGCAAGACCAAGATGAAGAGACGAGCCGTCGGCATCTGGCACTGTGGCTCCTGCATGAAGACAGTGGCTGGCGGGGCCTGGACCTACAACACGACTTCTGCCGTCACAGTGAAGTCTGCCATCAGAAGACTGAAGGAACTGAAGGACCAGTAA